Part of the Micromonospora inyonensis genome, TCGCCGCTGGTGGTGCGAACCTCACCGGTGCACGCCGCGCTGGTCGAGCTGGCACCGGCGGTGCTGACCCGGCACCACGGCCACCACTACCGTGGCTTCGCCGCCACCCAGCGGCGACTGTTCGAGCGGGCCGGCGAGCTGAAACCGCTGCTCTACACCTTCCGGGCCCTGCTGACGGGCGTCCACCTGATGCAGACCGGCCGGGTCGAGGCGCACCTGCCGACCCTGCTCGACGCCGAGCGGGCCCCGGCGTACCTGGCCGACCTGGTCGCGGCGAAACGCACCGCCGAACACGGCCCCCTCGGCGACCTGGTCCCGCCCGACGTCCTCGCCGGGGACCTGGACGCGCTGACCGCCCGGCTGGAGCGGGCCCAGCAGGACAGCGCACTGCCGGACCAGCCGTCCGGCACCCGGGACCTGGACGCGCTCGTGACCCGGGTCCGGCTGGCGGAGTACGCCGGATGACGCCGGCCCGGGCGACACTGCCCGGGCCGGCGACCGGCGGTCAGCCGACCCCACCGGCACGATCCGGTGGCCACGGTGGATGCGAGGGGGGCGGAGCCGTCGGCGCTCGGTGACCCGATTCCCGCGCCGGGTCGACCGCGTGCGGACGCCGTGCCGGGTTCGACGTGGTGCGCCCCCGCTTGAACGCCGGTGGGGCGGGGTGGATGCTGTATCGACGTCTACCAATATTGGCCAGCGGAGGTCCGTATGCGTCGTTCCCCGTTCCCCGCCCTTCTCGCGGCGGTGCTGCTCCTCGCCGCGCCGGCGGCGGCCCACGCCCGACCCGCCGTCGGCGACCCGGCCTGGGCGGCGGCGGTCCTCGCCGGGGTGCGTACCGCCGGCACGGCCTGGGGTCACGAGCCGGCGACCGGGCGGATGACCCTCACCGTCGACGACACCGTCGGCGCCGCGGAGGTGGCCGCGTTGCGCGCGACCGTCGCACGGGCCGGTGCCGTGCTGCGCCACGAGCCGGGCCGGCTGACCACTCTCATCGCCGGTGGCGAGGCCATCTACGCCGGTGGCGGTCGCTGCTCGCTGGGCGCGAACGTCCGCAGTGGCAGCACCTGGTACTTCGTCACGGCCGGACACTGCACCGCTGCCGGCAGCACGTGGTATGCCAACGGTGGCCAGAGCACCGTGCTCGGCAGCCGCGCCGGCAGCAGCTTCCCGGGCAACGACTACGGCATCGTCCGGTATACGAACACCTCGATCGCCCACCCGAGCGCGGTCCACACCTACCCCGGCCTGCTCACCATCAACGGCGTCGGCAGCCCCTACGTCGGTCAGCGGGCCTGCCGCAGCGGCTCGACCACCGGCGTGCGGTGCGGCTTCGTCCAGTCGCTGAACGTGACGGTGAACTACAGCGAGGGCGTGGTGTCCGGGCTGATCCGGACCAACATCTGCGCCGAGCCGGGTGACAGCGGTGGTCCGCTCTGCGACCCGGCCACCGGTCGGATCCTCGGCATCCTCTCCGGGGGCAGCGGCAACTGCACCACCGGCGGCACCTCTCACTTCCAGCCGATCATGGAGATCCTCTCCGCGTACGGCGTGACCCTGCCCTGACCGGCCCGCCTGCCCCGCTCCCCGGCCGGGGAGCGGGGCAGGCGGAGCGGGGACGGCGACAGTGACGTTCCCGGATCAGCAGAACCAGCCGTCCTGCACCCAACCGCGCCGGTTGATCTGGCCGTAGGCGAAACCGTAGATGTAGCCGCCGCTGCGGGGGCCCTCGACCAGGAACGTCTGGCCCCGGTAGAGGGTGCCCATCCAGGCGCCGTTCGGCTCGGTGCGGACGAACAGGTCCCCGGCGCAGACCGTCTCCCGCTCGCCGATGGTGCCGTACGCCGCCGAGGCGGCGGTGGGGGTGAGCGCGACCGTGGCGACCACCGCCGTGACGGCCGCGCCGATCCGGCGGGCGACGGGGTTCACCATGAGTCGTACCCTCCGATGCACTCGTACCGCAGGTAGCCCCAGTCGTTGGGGCCGAAGTCGAAGGACGCCGCCCAGCCGTTGTAGACCGGGTGTGCCCCCGGCGTGTGGCCGATCTTGTCGCCGTAGTAGAGGACGCGCTTGAGGCCGGACGGGCCGGTGGAGGAGTTGTAGTTGGCGTAGAAGCTGGCGCTCTGGCACACCACGATCGCGTGCCGGGGCACCGCCGTGTCGGCCCGGGCGGCGGTGGCGCCGAGCGGGATGGTCAGTGCGCCGGCCGTCAGGGCGGCGGCGAGTCGCAGCGTCGGTCGTCGTCTTTCCACGGGGCCTCCGATCAGCGGCGAAGGGGTGGCCCCAGGTTACCAATCAAATTGATGGACATAAATAGTTCCGGGTGGCCCGGGGGCGCCGCCGCCTCCGGACCACCCGGCCGGTCACGAGTCCCGTCCCGCTCCGCGCGCCCGTCCCACCTGCCGACGGGCCTCCTGCCGGGCCTGCGCCTGCCGGTCCGGGGCCGTCGGCCCGGGCCCCGACGACCCGCCGGCTCCGGTGGCCAGCGGTGCCAGGTGGGCGGCCATGTCCCGGATCGTCGGCAGGCGGAAGAGATCCACCACGTCGACATCCCGGTCGAACGCCCGGCGGAGCACCCCGCTCAACCTGATCATCAGAAGGGAGTCCCCGCCCGCGTCGAAGAAGTTCCGGTCGGCTCCGACCGACCGTCCCAGCACCGTCGTCCAGGCCTGCGCCACCAGCCGTTGCGCCGCCACCGCCGGATCGACCCGGTCCGACGTCCGCTCCGCCTGCGCCACC contains:
- a CDS encoding nucleotidyltransferase domain-containing protein; protein product: MTALAAAGLPPGVDLAAVVGEQPYPLLFATVSGAHLYGFPSRDSDVDLRGVHLLPVADLVALGEPAETRAAMWHRDGVELDLVTHDLRKFARLMLRRNGYVLEQLLSPLVVRTSPVHAALVELAPAVLTRHHGHHYRGFAATQRRLFERAGELKPLLYTFRALLTGVHLMQTGRVEAHLPTLLDAERAPAYLADLVAAKRTAEHGPLGDLVPPDVLAGDLDALTARLERAQQDSALPDQPSGTRDLDALVTRVRLAEYAG
- a CDS encoding S1 family peptidase, translating into MRRSPFPALLAAVLLLAAPAAAHARPAVGDPAWAAAVLAGVRTAGTAWGHEPATGRMTLTVDDTVGAAEVAALRATVARAGAVLRHEPGRLTTLIAGGEAIYAGGGRCSLGANVRSGSTWYFVTAGHCTAAGSTWYANGGQSTVLGSRAGSSFPGNDYGIVRYTNTSIAHPSAVHTYPGLLTINGVGSPYVGQRACRSGSTTGVRCGFVQSLNVTVNYSEGVVSGLIRTNICAEPGDSGGPLCDPATGRILGILSGGSGNCTTGGTSHFQPIMEILSAYGVTLP